A window of the Cutaneotrichosporon cavernicola HIS019 DNA, chromosome: 6 genome harbors these coding sequences:
- the KEX2 gene encoding uncharacterized protein (Proprotein convertase P-domain), whose amino-acid sequence MLLLSAFVPLLLSLSALASGPVPKNYDTHAYYTLQLPDAATPEEAASSAAVLGAEIVEPLGELAGYWVVRRAHGVSARSAVGESDPVLARWGQLSSDRRRSSTGIRDVARLEQRQRVKRVPPKYQSRSQHSFKRWNERQDDAQGITLDNTELLFLQNELGLKDPELHMQWHFANKRDSRWELNVTKLWAAGVTGEGVKVAVVDDGIDYEHPDLKENYNAEGSWNFNNQDDDPRPRLADDQHGTRCSGEIAAGANDACGVGVAYKAKIAGLRILSDPITDADEAAALNYKYQENEIFSCSWGPPDDGKSMEAPNNVILKAIVNGVNKGRGGKGSIFVFAAGNGAHKGDQCNFDGYTNSIFSVTVGAYDHLGNHPYYSEMCSAMMIVAPSSGSSEFIHTTDVHGKCAHSHGGTSAAAPLAAGVFALALQVRPDLTWRDVQHLAIENAVMLNADDEDWEVTAAGRNYSYKYGYGKLDAGLFVEAARTWELVKPQAWLDSPVINVPYTEAPLRPTLPSADPPNGDSNVIRGEVSETEPEGIPEPGVDIPEPHHGSFLTHEGVYSSFEVTREMLDNENFEKLEHVTVRVWIEHQRRGHVEVGITSPGGHTSTLALTRNRDEDEGGFAGWKFMSLKHWGEDPVGNWTINVRDQGSTDFTGRFNQWSLQLWGSSIDAAKATKWMPAEFGEMDEEMTGSADYAPGNSIPQKPKPTALLPGDHGEAGPTAKPNPAPTSGGDVDPESAGAASVGVFDGIDALRKHSAWLGGAFLIVLLAALAGGGYFLYRSRKRAAALGLADGSRGAYAPVTDDVPLNLVGRRKRRAEESKELYDAFGDGPSDDEADETTALRYHERFLEDDDEHEPEASGSGSGHHEHAGDPEKAAFFDADEADKEEAIEGKSPARSSTGSPRATSPLVEPSNISSSSWQDAVDDRP is encoded by the coding sequence ATGCTTCTTCTCTCGGCCTTTGTGCCGCTCCTACTCTCCTTATCGGCGCTCGCATCCGGCCCCGTCCCCAAGAACTACGACACACACGCCTACTACACCCTCCAGCTTCCCGATGCCGCCAcgcccgaggaggccgcgtCGTCTGCTGCGGTGCTCGGTGCCGAGATCGTCGAGCCACTAGGCGAGCTGGCAGGCTACTGGGTTGTGCGGCGGGCGCATGGGGTGAGCGCACGTTCAGCAGTCGGCGAAAGCGatcccgtcctcgcgcgctgGGGGCAATTGTCATCagatcgtcgtcgctcctcTACAGGTATCCGCGACGTGGcccgcctcgagcagcggcagcgggTCAAGCGCGTGCCCCCAAAATACCAGTCGCGGTCGCAGCACAGCTTTAAGCGCTGGAATGAGCGGCAGGACGACGCGCAGGGTATCACGCTCGACAACACCGAACTCTTGTTCTTACAGAACGAACTGGGACTCAAGGATCCCGAGCTCCACATGCAGTGGCACTTTGCGAACAAGCGCGACTCGCGCTGGGAACTCAACGTCACTAAACtctgggcggcgggcgtgaccggcgagggcgtcaaggtcgctgtcgtcgacgacggaATCGATTATGAACACCCGGACCTGAAGGAGAACTACAATGCCGAGGGGTCGTGGAACTTTAACAACCAGGACGACGACCCACGCCCCCGCCTGGCCGACGACCAGCACGGTACGCGGTGTAGTGGCGAGATCGCAGCGGGTGCGAACGACGCATGtggtgtcggcgtcgcgtACAAGGCCAAGATTGCCGGCCTGCGCATTCTGAGTGACCCAATCACGGACGCAGACGaagccgccgccctcaacTACAAGTACCAGGAAAACGAAATCTTCTCTTGCTCGTGGGGACCACCTGACGATGGCAAGAGCATGGAGGCGCCGAACAATGTGATTCTCAAGGCTATCGTGAACGGCGTCAACAAGGGCCGCGGAGGCAAGGGCTCGATCTTTGTGTTCGCGGCTGGCAACGGCGCCCATAAAGGCGACCAGTGCAACTTTGACGGTTACACTAACAGCATCTTCAGCGTCACTGTCGGTGCGTACGACCACCTCGGCAACCACCCGTATTACTCAGAGATGTGCTCGGCGATGATGATCGTCGCACCCTCTTCTGGAAGCAGCGAGTTCATCCACACCACCGATGTGCACGGCAAGTGTGCGCACAGCCATGGTGGCACAagtgccgccgcgccgctggcggctggcgtgttcgcgctcgccctccaGGTGCGACCTGACCTCACGTGGCGCGACGTGCAACATCTCGCAATCGAGAACGCCGTCATGCTCAacgcggacgacgaggactgGGAGGTCACCGCGGCAGGGCGCAACTACTCGTACAAGTATGGGTACGGCAAGCTGGACGCGGGACTGTTCGTCGAAGCCGCGCGGACCTGGGAGCTCGTCAAACCGCAGGCGTGGCTCGACTCACCCGTCATCAACGTGCCGTATACTGAGGCGCCCTTGCGCCCGACACTCCCGTCAGCCGACCCCCCGAACGGCGACTCGAACGTGATCCGCGGCGAAGTGAGCGAGACGGAGCCGGAGGGAATCCCCGAACCTGGGGTTGACATCCCCGAGCCGCACCACGGCAGCTTCCTCACACACGAGGGCGTCTACTCCTCATTCGAGGTGACCCGCGAAATGCTCGATAACGAGAACTTTGAAAAGCTCGAGCACGTTACGGTGCGCGTGTGGATCGAGCACCAGCGACGCGGAcacgtcgaggtcgggaTTACCTCACCTGGAGGACACACGTCGACGCTAGCATTGACGCGCAaccgcgacgaggacgagggggGCTTTGCGGGGTGGAAGTTTATGAGCCTCAAGCACTGGGGCGAGGACCCCGTGGGTAACTGGACGATCAACGTGCGCGACCAAGGCTCAACCGATTTCACCGGGCGATTCAATCAGTGGAGCCTGCAGCTGTGGGGTTCATCCAtcgacgcggccaaggcgacGAAGTGGATGCCGGCCGAGTTTGgtgagatggacgaggagatgacTGGCTCGGCCGATTACGCGCCTGGCAACAGCATCCCGCAGAAGCCCAAGCCGactgccctcctccccggcGACCACGGCGAGGCAGGTCCTACTGCTAAACCCAACCCCGCTCCCACTAGCGGGGGGGACGTGGATCCAGAGTCTGCTGGCGCAGCTTCCGTGGGCGTCTTCGACGGCAtcgacgcgctgcgcaAGCACTCGGCAtggctcggcggcgcgttcCTCATCGTTCTCCTTGCAGCTCTCGCCGGTGGCGGTTACTTCCTGTACCGTAGTCGCAAGCGTGCGGCTGCCCTGGGCCTTGCCGACGGCAGCCGTGGTGCATACGCTCCCGTCACGGACGACGTgccgctcaacctcgtTGGTCGCCGGAAGCGTCGCGCAGAGGAGAGCAAAGAACTGTACGATGCGTTCGGGGACGGGCCGAGCGACGATGAAGCGGACGAGACAACTGCGCTCCGATACCACGAACGTTTcctggaggacgacgacgaacACGAACCGGAGGCGAGCGGCTCGGGGTCGGGGCATCACGAGCATGCGGGCGATCcggagaaggcggcgttctttgacgccgacgaggctgacaaggaggaggccatCGAGGGCAAGTCACCTGCGCGTAGCAGCACTGGGTCACCCAGGGCTACTTCGCCACTTGTAGAGCCCAGCAACATTagcagctcgagctggcAGGACGCGGTGGATGACCGCCCATAG
- the PRP45 gene encoding uncharacterized protein (SKIP/SNW domain), giving the protein MAALARALPRPVHASVEEEEAPVLKTLPKANIPVYGKRKGWKPSSEADFGGGGAYPECHVAQYPLEMGRKKTAPGSTVALQVDADGTVRYDAIAQQGRGSGQRVQSSFKDLVPYANRTDVSEDDRAMLRPDEESVNDTTERTRLALEKITHGKIKAAQPKHVPKANGDATYIRYTPANQGADKSKQRIIKMTEVQEDPLEPARFKHKKIPRGPGSPPPPVMHSPPRAITKQDQADWDIPPCISNWKNNKGFTVPLDKRLAADGRGLQDVGINDNFAKFAESLFVADRHAREEVRARAQMQQLLAQKEKTQKEDNLRLLAQKAREERSGGATGSGAPREIAAPSLGVGLGGYASSDDESGSGSDEESDDEAAVREREAVREEKRREREKELRMSNMGNEQRAKILAREQNRDISEKIALGLAKPSASKETLLDSRLFNRESLATGFGADDSNNLYDKPLFAGSTAAAAIYRPRGNAGNDESFGGGTEEGIRAELEKDRFALGKATRGFDGADSSEVRDGPVQFEKEISLDGTADPFGVEQFLDAAKRGGKRAAADDDRDDARKRHRED; this is encoded by the exons ATGGCTGCCCTTGCTCG tgcTCTCCCGCGCCCTGTACATGcgagcgtcgaggaggaggaggcgccgGTGCTCAAGACGCTCCCCAAGGCTAACATTCCTGTGTacggcaagcgcaagggATGGAAGCCGAGCAGCGAGGCCGACtttggcggtggcggcgcgtaCCCGGAG TGCCATGTCGCGCAGTACCCGCTCGAGATGGGCCGCAAGAAGACGGCACCCGGGTCGACAGTCGCCCTGCAGGTCGACGCAGACGGGACTGTGCGGTACGACGCGATTGCGCAGCAGGGCCGCGGATCTGGACAGCGCGTGCAGTCGAGCTTCAAAG ACCTTGTTCCCTATGCTAACCGCACCGATGTGTCTGAGGACGACCGGGCCATGCTCCGTCCCGACGAGGAATCGGTGAACGACACGACTGAGAGGACACGGCTGGCACTCGAGAAGATCACGCACGGCAAGATCAAGGCGGCGCAGCCCAAGCATGTGCCAAAGGCCAACGGCGACGCGACGTACATCCGCTACACCCCAGCTAACCAAGGCGCAGACAAGAGCAAACAGCGCATTATCAAGATGACTGAGGTGCAGGAGGACCCGCTGGAGCCGGCGCGCTTCAAGCACAAGAAGATCCCGCGAGGGCCAggctcgccaccaccgcccgTGATGCACTCGCCACCGCGCGCAATTACCAAGCAGGACCAGGCGGACTGGGACATCCCACCGTGCATCTCCAACTGGAAGAACAACAAGGGTTTCACGGTCCCGTTAGACAAGCGCCTGGCAGCCGACGGACGCGGGTTGCAGGACGTCGGGATCAACGACAACTTTGCCAAGTTTGCTGAGTCGCTGTTCGTGGCCGACCGTCATGCACGAGAGGAGgtgcgcgctcgagcgcagaTGCAGCAGCTCCTTGCGCAGAAGGAGAAAAcgcagaaggaggacaaTCTGCGCCTCCTGGCCCagaaggcgcgcgaggaacGGAGTGGGGGTGCTACTGGGTCTGGGGCACCGCGCGAGATCGCGGCACCGTCCCTGGgcgtcgggctcggcgggtacgcgagctcggacgacgagtctGGGAgtggcagcgacgaggagtcTGATGATGAGGCGGCGGttcgcgagcgcgaggctgTGCGTGAGGAGAAGCGCcgggagcgcgagaaggagctACGCATGTCCAATATGGGCAACGAGCAGCGGGCCAAGATTCTCGCACGTGAGCAGAACCGCGACATCTCGGAGAAGATTGCTCTGGGCCTCGCCAAGCCCTCCGCGTCCAAGGAGACGCTGCTCGACTCGCGTCTGTTCAACCGCGAGTCTTTGGCAACTGGCTTTGGGGCGGACGACTCCAACAACCTGTACGACAAGCCGTTGTTTGCGGGTTCGACAGCGGCTGCGGCGATCTACCGGCCGCGCGGGAACGCGGGCAACGACGAAAgcttcggcggcggcacagAGGAAGGCATCCGTGCCGAGTTGGAGAAGGACAGGTTCGCGCTTGGCAAGGCGACACGCGGCTTTGACGGTGCGGACAGCAGCGAGGTCCGCGATGGGCCTGTCCAGttcgagaaggagatcaGCCTGGACGGCACGGCTGACCCGTTCGGTGTCGAGCAGTTCCTTGACGCAGCTAAGCGTGGAGGCAAGCGTGCAGCAGCTGACGACGACCG tgacgacgcgcgcaagcgccATCGCGAAGATTAG
- a CDS encoding uncharacterized protein (Pre-SET motif), whose product MAGPRQSLGTQEDPFVFDDDSDDKQPQHSSQHQQLRTPRRSRVRAQGLVRQPDSDPDESDLNAQLNKLREREKRGAAGPSALAQPPVIATPSSSQRMNGSSVSNRENGSNYKGKGKRGEVTSPVATQRPLRDYFSDNAEAGPSRQIVVIDSDDETKTTKRKANLPPSQRKKKRRTDGFHEGTHLGSWGNFEKLVVEGRPEGQRPKANKAPSSLGPKLGEWGNFEPLNVLGQPPSQAQITPHRVRLRERSPSRTVKHHGMMARKSTGGKAPRGTLGGAKAPTATPVAEGDAPGPPLPRASATPLFTFPPPEAELPAPVKKRMGPLWATDNASPEQPPPRPLSRSSSRPSSRPVSRPASQPLATPEASPSMSQPLASAPEPKSASSPPQPALSTVVTRTSPFPSLSGAAVSPSAEAMVLDDAPRDSVGMADIDDDEDLIPPLPEGSLTPAPHSAIDDGPSFEIDEDVISVFDDAEIEEIVAPGDATGPAEEPTSTAVAERATEDLENSPRARAPSTAPTTTTDNSRLAKMHDSHTEASPIDDAVLTPPSHGLAAPMEITDEEVEVLEVPARISRREWERLIDSAQRLSDGDGLFKRKESVTARELAPAGMAVKVNRHLDMHIIDQYHKLISKGSFLNPAIHREVFEMYMSMFTAVDEPNAPAIKVVNHIDGVPPNFEFQYSNQMLYSTEVPEPELGQGCGCEGPCDPLSTTCLCVKRQQLYFYNLEGYHGFQYNEDGTVKNHECPIWECGPNCGCPPECMNRVIQRGRSKDTVVEIFKTRQKGWGVRAKSFIKRGTFIGIYSGEFVTEAETEVRGRVYEKVGRTYLFDLDGYHISHPPDGLEDIDPRAYELAMTVKDRAQKWKAKELMELGTISDPSEAVGIDDNDCDFSYSAYSVDAFHLGFTRYINHSCNPNLVTSQAYVTDAHPERPLLVIFARFDIRPGEEMCISYKGTPDESEIVMETPRRGRRDKNKTSVQAYVNPRAVGRPNGGQCKCGMRNCDGNMFPS is encoded by the exons ATGGCTGggcctcgtcaaagtcTCGGAA CCCAAGAAGACCCTTTCGTCTTTGATGAtgacagcgacgacaagcAACCACAACACTCGTCGCAGCACCAACAGCTCAGAACACCGCGGCGCAGCCGCGTACGGGCGCAAGGTCTGGTACGCCAGCCTGATTCCGACCCGGACGAGAGTGACCTCAACGCACAACTCAATAAGCTGCGCGAACGCGAGAAGCGCGGTGCCGCTG GCCCAAGTGCATTAGCCCAACCTCCAGTTATCGCGACGCCCAGTTCGTCCCAGCGCATGAATGGCTCGTCCGTGTCCAACCGCGAGAACGGTTCGAATTATAAGGGCAAAGGCAAGCGGGGCGAAGTTACATCGCCTGTCGCGACACAGCGACCTCTGCGCGACTACTTCTCCGACAATGCCGAGGCAGGACCGTCTCGTCAGATTGTTGTCATTGACTCGGATGATGAGACCAAGACGACCAAGCGGAAGgccaaccttcctccctcccagcggaagaagaagcgccgcACGGACGGCTTCCATGAGGGCACGCACCTGGGGTCATGGGGTAACTTCGAGAAGCTTGTTGTCGAAGGCCGGCCCGAAGGCCAGCGGCCAAAGGCCAACaaggcgccgagctcgctgggccccaagctcggcgagtgGGGTAACTTTGAGCCTTTAAACGTCCTGGGCCAGCCTCCGTCGCAGGCTCAGATCACGCCACACCGCGTCCGCCTGCGTGAAAGATCTCCCTCACGCACCGTAAAGCATCATGGTATGATGGCACGCAAGTCGACCGGAGGCAAGGCGCCCCGCGGCACACTGGGAGGAGCCAAGGCACCGACCGCCACGCCTGTCGCTGAAGGAGACGCACCCGGGCCTCCGCTACCACGCGCATCCGCTACGCCGCTGTTCACGTTCCCACCGCCGGAGGCAGAGTTGCCTGCGCCAGTGAAGAAACGCATGGGTCCATTGTGGGCGACCGACAACGCGTCGCCTGAGCAGCCACCGCCACGTCCTCTttcgcgctcgtcctcgcgcccGTCTTCACGTCCTGTCTCACGCCCCGCCTCCCAGCCACTTGCCACGCCCGAGGCCAGCCCCTCGATGTCCCAGCCCCTAGCCTCTGCACCCGAACCCAAGTCTGcctcgtctcctcctcagccggCATTATCCACGGTGGTGACCAGGACGTCTCCGTTTCCTTCCCTATCCGGCGCGGCCGTGAGTCcctcggccgaggcgatGGTGCTCGATGATGCGCCGCGTGACAGCGTTGGCATGGCcgacatcgacgacgacgaggacctgATACCTCCCCTTCCCGAAGGGAGTCTGACACCCGCGCCTCACTCCGCAATTGACGACGGTCCCTCTTTCGAGATTGATGAGGACGTCATCAGTGTTTTCGACGATGCCGAAATCGAGGAAATTGTGGCCCCTGGTGACGCAACTGGCCCGGCTGAGGAGCCTACCTCTACAGCTGTCGCGGAGCGAGCTACTGAAGATCTTGAAAACTCACCGAGAGCACGGGCACCTTCTACCGCcccaaccacaaccaccGATAACTCGAGACTCGCTAAAATGCACGACTCGCACACTGAAGCGTCGCCGATTGATGACGCGGTCCTAACACCCCCGTCGCATGGGCTCGCGGCCCCGATGGAGATTACtgatgaggaggtcgaggtgctcgaggtccCGGCTCGCATCAGTCGCCGGGAGTGGGAGCGCCTCATTGATAGCGCCCAGCGCCTGTCGGACGGCGATGGGCTATTCAAAAGAAAAGAGTCTGTGACTGCGCGCGAACTCGCACCTGCTGGCATGGCTGTGAAGGTGAACCGCCACCTCGACATGCACATAATCGATCAGTACCACAAGCTGATCAGCAAAGGCTCATTTCTGAACCCAGCGATTCATCGCGAGGTTTTTGAGATGTACATGTCCATGTTCACGGCCGTCGACGAACCGAACGCCCCGGCCATCAAGGTCGTAAACCACATCGACGGGGTCCCGCCAAACTTTGAATTCCAATACAGCAATCAGATGCTGTACAGCACAGAGGTTCCAGAacccgagctcggccaggGCTGTGGCTGTGAGGGGCCGTGCGATCCGCTGTCAACGACGTGTCTTTGCGTCAAGCGTCAACAGCTGTACTTTTACAACCTTGAAGGTTACCATGGATTCCAATACAACGA ggaCGGTACTGTCAAAAACCACGAGTGTCCCATCTGGGAGTGCGGCCCCAACTGCGGCTGCCCGCCCGAATGCATGAACCGCGTGATCCAGCGCGGGCGCAGTAAGGATACGGTTGTCGAAATCTTCAAGACTCGGCAGAAGGGCTGGG GTGTGCGGGCTAAAAGTTTCATCAAGAGGGGCACTTTCATCGGGATTTACTCTGGCGAGTTCGTGACTGAGGCTGAGACGGAGGTGCGCGGTCGTGTCTACGAGAAAGTTGGCCGGACGTACCtcttcgacctcgacggctACCACATTTCACACCCTCCGGACGGCCTTGAAGACATCGATCCACGAGCTTACGAGCTCGCCATGACCGTCAAGGACCGTGCGCAGAAATggaaggccaaggagtTGATGGAGTTGGGCACAATCTCGGACCCGTCCGAGGCGGTCGGCATTGACGATAATGACTGCGACTTCTCCTATTCGGCATACTCAG TCGATGCGTTTCACTTGGGG TTCACCCGATATATTAACCACTCGTGCAATCCAAACCTTGTTACCTCTCAGGCGTATGTCACG GACGCACACCCCGAGCGCCCGCTGCTGGTGATCTTTGCACGCTTCGACATCCGCCCTGGTGAAGAAATGTGTATCTCGTACAAAGGGACTCCGGACGAGTCTGAGATAGTCATGGAaacgccgcggcgcggcaGACGTGACAAGAACAAGACGAGCGTGCAGGCGTATGTGAACCCCAGAGCTGTGGGACGCCCCAATGGTGGACAGTGCAAGTG TGGCATGCGTAACTGTGATGGTAACATGTTCCCATCTTAG